A stretch of Henckelia pumila isolate YLH828 chromosome 4, ASM3356847v2, whole genome shotgun sequence DNA encodes these proteins:
- the LOC140861765 gene encoding uncharacterized protein, whose protein sequence is MDKKWIHLPSRLVPEYEEGVQKFIAQARNYAKTREVILFPCKRCKNKKYMKFDDVYDHLIIKGFNPSYTVWVFHGEIYNSKSQGEGSSGGVRIEDESREAYNLYKNVFVPEEEDGNTMPETKDYMFADLLEDAETPLFPGCTTYTKLSAVVTLYNYKSTNGHSDNSFNELLKILVVMLPEKNILPENVYSMRKLLKPFDLGYEKIHACPNDCCSFRNELKDLELCPKCGSSRWKVDKVTAKVCKGVPEKKLWDTGVESYDAFNKSMFNMKAIFMWTINDFPDYGNLAGCSTKGKLGCPICGENVCSMWLKYSRKFSYMGHRRFLAPNHPFRQKKKWFNGKKETKGKPRPLNGLEIMDEMKDIENDWG, encoded by the exons ATGGATAAGAAATGGATTCATCTACCTTCAAGGCTTGTACCCGAGTATGAAGAAGGGGTGCAAAAATTTATTGCACAAGCTAGGAACTATGCCAAAACAAGGGAAGTAATTTTATTTCCTTGCAAGCGTTGCAAAAATAAGAAGTATATGAAATTTGACGATGTGTACGACCACTTAATTATTAAGGGGTTCAATCCTTCTTATACTGTTTGGGTTTTCCATGGTGAAATTTATAACTCAAAATCTCAAGGTGAAGGTAGTTCAGGAGGAGTTCGGATAGAGGATGAAAGTAGAGAGGCATATAACTTGTATAAGAATGTCTTTGTGCCGGAAGAAGAGGATGGAAACACTATGCCTGAAACGAAAGATTATATGTTTGCTGATTTATTAGAAGATGCAGAAACTCCTCTCTTTCCTGGTTGTACAACATACACGAAGTTGTCAGCAGTCGTCACATTATACAATTACAAGTCTACTAATGGTCACAGTGACAATAGTTTCAATGAGCTCCTTAAGATCTTAGTTGTCATGCTTCCAGAAAAAAACATACTCCCAGAAAATGTTTACTCGATGAGGAAGTTGTTGAAACCATTTGATTTAGGATATGAGAAGATACATGCTTGCCCAAATGATTGTTGTTCATTTAGGAATGAGCTTAAAGATTTGGAATTGTGTCCGAAGTGTGGTTCTTCAAGATGGAAAGTGGACAAAGTCACTGCCAAAGTTTGTAAAGGAGTTCCTGAAAAG AAGTTGTGGGACACAGGTGTGGAGTCGTATGATGCATTTAACAAGTCAATGTTTAATATGAAGGCTATTTTTATGTGGACAATTAATGATTTTCCAGATTATGGAAATCTAGCTGGATGTTCCACAAAAGGGAAACTTGGTTGCCCCATATGCGGAGAAAATGTATGTTCAATGTGGCTTAAGTATAGTAGAAAGTTTTCATACATGGGCCACAGAAGATTTCTTGCTCCTAATCATCCATTTCGTCAAAAAAAGAAGTGGTTTAATGGGAAAAAAGAGACGAAAGGAAAACCTAGACCTTTGAACGGCTTGGAAATTATGGATGAAATGAAAGACATTGAAAATGATTGGGGTTAA